ACTACCAGAGTCCCACACTGAAGCGGATCGCTATCCACGAACCGTGTACCCGGTGATCCGCCTACCAGGCCGCGGCGATGAGCGCGACCGCGGCCGACACAAGGACCGAGCCGACCTGCCGCTGGCGATGGACCTGCTCACCGAGCGGCACCATCACCAGCAGCACGGTCGGCGGGTACCGCGAGCCGATCACGCTCACCAGCGACAGCAAGCCGTAGACCTCGTATAGCAGCACCACTTTGCCGATCGTGGCCAGCACGCCGAAGTACCTGGCCGACCACAGCGGTTCGCGCAGCCGCCGGAACTCCCCTATGGCCAACCATACGACTCCGGCGGCGGCGCGCTGCATGAACAGTGGCCACAGCCCGGAGTCCGGCGGTCACCTCATGCCTTTGATCCGCCGTCCCAGCTCGCGGGTGACCTCGCGCTCCGCGGTGCGCCGGGCCAGGTCCTGACGCTTGTCGTAGTCCTGCTTACCTTTGGCCAGGGCCAGCTCGACCTTCACTTTGCCGTCAGAGAAGTACATCGACAGCGGCACCAAGGTCTGGTTGCCCTCGCGCGACTTGCCGACCAGCCGCTCGATCTCGCGCTTGTGCAGGAGCAATTTGCGTACCCTGCGCGGCGAGTGGTTGGTCCAAGTGCCGTGGCTGAACTCGGGAATATGCAGCCCGCGCAGCCACACCTCGCCGTTGTCCACCGTCGCGAAGGCGTCAACGAGCGAGGCCTTGCCCTCACGCAGGCTCTTCACCTCGGTGCCGACCAGCGCGATCCCGGCCTCGTAAATATCCAGGATCGTGTAGTTGTGCCGCGCCCGGCGGTTGGTCGCGATGACCTTACGCCCCTTCTCCTTCATAACGGTCAACTCTAAGTGACGCGGCAACCGGAATATTCCCGCAGGTCGCACACCGCTAACCGCCCTGGTGCAGCACGATGTAGAGCGCGAGGACCGCGACGAACGCGCCGACCAAGACCACCGTGGACAGCCTCGGCCCACCGCGGCTGTGCGGCAGCGGCGCGGCCCCATGTCGCAGCCACACACCCTCCACGGATGGATCGCTCCTGCTGGGAACGTACGGCGGCGCGTCCATGGGTTCGCCTCCCGGAGAGCCGGTAGAAATGTCGGCCCCGTCGTCGCTGGGACCATCACCCGGTGCCATAACCGGAACGGTAGCCGCACCGACGGCGACACGCTGCAATTCTCGCGCGCCGCAACACAGTGGGAACTCATGGGCGTGTCGCTGCCACTGACGCTGTCCTCCACAGTCGTTCGCGGACCCGACCGCGCCCATCGGTAACCGGACGTGCGGTGACCCGTGGACGGCTCACCCCGCGGCGAGCACCTCGAGAACCTGCTCTCCGTACTTCGCGAGCTTGTTCTCGCCGACGCCGCCGACTCCGCCGAGATCAGCGAGACTCGCGGGTTTGCGGGCCGCGATCTCGCGCAAGGTGGCGTCGTGGAAGACGACGTATGCCGGGACGCCCTGTTCCTTGGCGGTGGCCGCGCGCCATTCGCGCAGCTTCTCGAACAGCGGCACGTCGGCGGACGGCAGCTCGGCGGCTGCGGATTTACCCACTTTTGCGGCGCGCGCGGGTTTGGCTGCTCGTTCGGGTTCCCGACGCAGCAGCACTTGGCGCCCGTCGAACAGCACCTCGCTGCTGGCCTCGGTGAGCGTCAGGACACCGTAGTCACCGTGCACCGCGAGCAGGCCACAGGCGAGCAGTTGCCGGACCACGCCGCGCCATTCCGTATCGCGCAGATCGGTGCCGATGCCGAAGACCTTCAGCTCGTGATGGTCGTATTGCAGTACCTTCTGGTTCTTCTTACCGAGCAGAATGTCGACGATATGGCCCGCGCCGAAACGCTGGCCCCGTTCCCGCTCGAGCCGCAGAACCGTGGACAACAGCTTCTGCGCGGCCACGGTGCCGTCCCAGGATTGCGGTGGCAACAGGCAGGTGTCGCAGTTGCC
The DNA window shown above is from Nocardia sp. NBC_01730 and carries:
- the smpB gene encoding SsrA-binding protein SmpB, whose translation is MKEKGRKVIATNRRARHNYTILDIYEAGIALVGTEVKSLREGKASLVDAFATVDNGEVWLRGLHIPEFSHGTWTNHSPRRVRKLLLHKREIERLVGKSREGNQTLVPLSMYFSDGKVKVELALAKGKQDYDKRQDLARRTAEREVTRELGRRIKGMR